The genomic stretch GGATTGGTGTTTGTATGCAAAAACTGAAGCTTAGACCTCAGTCATCTTCCACCCGCGCGGCAAAAAGCAGGGTAATGCTGCGACCGCCGTCTGTCAGGCGCTGGGCGCTGGCGCGTTCAAACCAGATCCCCACCAGACGCCCCCGGCTGAGGGTTAGCGGCGCATCGACCAGCGCATCACAGATCGCGGCGGCGGCCTCTTTGGCGACGATAAAGCCGGCGCTGCTGGTGAAAACGCTGATGGTAAAACGATGCCGGGCGCCCGGACCGCTGGCGTCTGAACGGTCCAGCACCTCTTCGGAGCCCAGAACCGCGTAGATCTGCGGCAGGTTGCCCGTTGGCATGGCGTCAAACAGATCAGAGCCCAGGGCCGCCGTCACCCCGGCATCTGCCGTCAAGTGCTGAAACACCGACTGCTGCAAAGCACTGGCCAGCGCATAGGTCATGGCGCCACCTCCTCGATACACTGACACTCCAGATAGCGCCCGCCCGGGTCTGCCTCGCTGACCGCCTCGATACGGAACAGACGTTGACCCTGACGAAACCGTTGCCCAGGGCGCGGACGCGACAGGCTACCCTGAGGTGTGGCGCGCAGGGTGATCTTGTAGCGCTGCAGCGACAGGCTGCCGCCCTCTTGCCCGGCGGTACGCCCTGTTTGAGCGCTCAGCCCGGCCCAGACCACACCCAGCGGCGCCCAGCTTTCGCTATAGCCCCCGGCCCCATCGCTGAGCCGCTGTGGGTCTTCCAATACCAGCCGTCGGCGCAGCTGCGGTGCGCGGCTCTGGGTCATGATGCCCTCCCTGCGGAGATCCGCAATTGGCGGTAACGATCTATCAGGCTGACAACGCCAAAGGGCATGCAACCGCCATGGAGAGCAGTGTCATCGCGGTATTCGTAATAATGCGCCGCCAGCATCAAAACTGCCTGGGCCAAATCATGGGGCAGGTCCTGCCAGCTGGCGCCCATTCCTGCGGTCAGCGTGATCTCAAGCCGGGCGCCGCTTTCCAGACGGGGCAGCGATCCTGCGCGGGGGTGCAGGCGGGGCTGCTGGCTGTCGGGTTCCACCCAGAAGGTCTCTGTGGCCAGGGTTGAGGGATCGCCCTCAGCATCAAACAGGGTTGCCGAGGTCAGAGCCACAACCGGGGCCAGCGGCAGCGCAGCCCAATCCCGCCGCCGCCAACCGGTAATCACCCAAAGGAAACCGCGCTGCAAAAGCGCCTTGCCGGTCCGGTTTTCAATCGCCGCCAGAGAAGCCCGCAAAAACCCGGTCAATACACTGTCCTGCAGGTCATCTTCGCCAAAGCCGGTGCCCAGTCGCAGGTGGGCCTTAAAGGCCTCCAGCGGCAGGGCCATATCCGGCACCGGTGTCACTTCGCTCAACATCATCATCAACTCCGCGGGCTCAGGTCCCCAAGATGTCCCAATCTGGTTCAGCGGGCACGCAAAGCTCTCTGCCGCTCGGACGGAGGGGGAGCAGCTAGACGACAGAAAACCAGAAAATGCGTACCCGCCAGGGAACCGGGCTGCCGGTTCCCCATTCAGCCAAAGCAGTTAGCTGAGGCCGAATTTCAGCAGTTTGATGGCAGCAAAATCGCTGACATCGCCGCCCACCCGTTTGGTGGCGTAAAACAGCACATGGGGTTTGGCGCTAAAGGGGTCGCGCAGCACCCGCAGATCGGGGCGTTCCGCAATGGTATAACCGGCGGCAAAGTCACCAAAGGCCAGCGACAGGCTGTCCGTGGTGGCATCTGGCATGTCCTCGGCAATCAATACCGGATAGCCCAGCAGGCGCGCGGGCTCACCAGCCGCCAGACCATCGGACCACAGGAAGCGGCCATCGGCGTCTTTCAGTTTGCGCACCAGGCCTGCGGTTTTGGAGTTCATCACAAAGCTGGCATTGGCGCGATACTGCGCCCCCAGGGCGTAGACCAGATCAATGATGGCGTCGCCATCTCCAATGCCGCCATCTTCCCCCGAGGCAACATAGCCAAGGCTGCCCCAGCTCCAGCTGCCATTTTCCACTGTCGGATGGGTCAGAATACCCGTTGGCTTGTCGATGCCATCGCCGGTCAGAAAGGCCGCGGCTTCGGCGCGGGAAAACTTGTCGGCGATCCGCCCGGCCAGCCAACCTTCGATGTCAAAGGCGCTGTCATCCAACAGCCGCTGCGAGGCCTTGGGCAGCGCGCTCAGCTCATGCAGGGCAATGGTGATCCGGTCGATCACCGGCGTGCCGCTTTCCACGGTTGGATCGGTCTCGGTGGCCCAGCCCGCCCCGGTGTCGCTGTGATCAATCAGCACATCAAACGAGGTGGCCTCCACGCTCACCACCGTGGCCACAGCCCGGATCGACGCGGTGGATTGCAACACAGATTTCACCGTCTCCGAGGTCTGCGGATCCACCAGATAGCCGCCATCACTGTTGACGGTGGTCGACAGGGCCTTGCTTTCGGGCATCAGGCCGCGAAGCGCGCTATCGTCGCCGGTGCGGATATAGCCGCAAAAGGCTTTCTGGTGGGGGGCTTGCTCCGTGCTTGCGGCTGCAAGATGCGGGCGCACAGCCCGGTTTGTCTTTCGATCCAGCATGGTCATTCGCTCTTCCGTCTGTTTGAATTTCACTTTCACAACGTCCTGAAACCCTTTGAACTCTCGCAGAAACCCTGACATCGCCTGGGTGACTTCCTGGGTCAAAGGAACTGCCTGATTGGCCAAGTCCGGGGTATCCCTTTTCGTCATTTCTTTTGTCCTGTTCTGTTCAAGGTTGGGGAAAGGGTCATATGGCTCAGGTCGCGGCTGGCACGGCGCAGATCAGCCGCCAGTTGCCGCAGCTTGCGCTCTTCGGCGTCGGATTTCTGGCCCATCACCCGCGCGGTTGGCAGCATCGGAAAGGTCACCAAAGAGACCTCCCAAAGCTCGACCTCGGTGAGCACGCGTCCGCCGTCCTCACCCCTGCGCGCGCGCTTGGTGCGGTAGCCAATCGACAGGCCCTCAATAGCGCCTGCGGCAATCAGGGCTGCCGCTTCGGCCCCGCGTGCGATTTCCGTCAGCAGGCGGCCCTTGACCCACAGCCCGCGATTGTCTTCGCGCAGCTCCTCCCAGACCCCAATCGGCTGGGCCGGATCGTGCTGCCACAACATCTTTACCCGACAGCCTGAGGCATGGAGGCGCTGCAGCGAGGCCCCATAGGCCCCCGGTGCGACCCGGTCTCCGCCCTGATCGGCCTCGCCAAACAGGCTGGCATAGCCCTGGATCACGCTGTCATCCTGAACCGTCAGCATCTCCCCAAAGCGAGAAAACTTATGTTCAAACCCTGCTTCAATACCCATTGAAGAACCTCACATAACAGATTGAAACCACGTCAATTCATCGCCAAAAAAGACTGAAAGACCCGTGTCAGTATCACAGCGGCCACGCCATAGAGTGTCAGCCAGAGGCGCCGCTCCAGCCGCTCCAACAGTTGCTCAAGCTGCTGCTGTCGCCGTTCAACTGCCTGCAATTGGATCTCGATAACCTTTTCATGGGCCGACAGCCTCAGCCCCGGCGCACAGTCAAATGGCGGCATTGGGTACTCAGCCATCCAACTCACCCTCGGGCAATGGCGGCAGGCCAAGCAATTTACGCTTCTCGGTCTGGCTGAGGAAATCAGCAGCTGCGACCCGCTGCCATTGTCGCTCTCGCTCTTCTGACAGAGCTGAAACCTGATCAAGATCCGGTTTCAACTCGATGATTTCGTTGCCATAGCCAGAGATCCACTCTGACAGCCCCGCCGCAATCCGGGTCACCAGAGGCACCACTGTCAGGCGGTAAAAGGCCCGGTTTGCTTCTTGGTAATTGGAATAAGCCGTGTCCCCCGGCAGGCCCAACAGCATCGGCGGCACGCCAAAGGCCAGGGCGATCTCCCGCGCGGCGGCCTCTTTGGTTTTTTGAAACTCCATGTCCGAGGGCGAAAACCCCATGGGTTTCCAGTCCAACCCGCCTTCCAGCACCATGGGTCGCCCGGCATTGCGCGCACCCTGAAAATTGGCCTCCACCTCTTCACTGAGGCGGCGAAACTGGTCATCTGACAGGCTACCCTGGCCATCGGTCCCGGCCCAAACCAGCGCGCCTGACGGGCGAGCTGCATTGTCCAACAGCCCCTTTGACCAGTGCGAGGCTGCCGAATGCACATCCAACGACAGCGCTGCCGCCTGCAGCGGTGCCAGCCCGTAGTGATCATCCTGCGGGTGGAAGTTTTTCAGATGCAGCACCGCAGCGCGCCCGTCTTCGCAGGCAAAGCGGTGTTTGCGCCCCCCCACAGTATAGTCATAGGCCTGGGGCCAGCCGTCAGGGCCGGGTAGAATTGTCATGCGATCAGGGCGCAGCAGATGCAGCTCCGCAGGCCAACCTTCTGTGGTGCTCACCGCCTCGACATAGGCGTTTCCCGACAGCATCAGATGGCCAAACAGGCTCTCGAAAAAGTCCTGCCGCGTCTGTGCCGCGTTCGGGCGGCTGATGAGCGACAGCAGCGGATGGCTTTCATAGCGCTGCGCCGCGTCCTGAACCACCAGCGGCAGGGCTGCTGCCGCCTCGATCACCATACGAACGGCGCGAAACCCAACCGGATTTCCCAGATAGCCAAGCCGCGTCAAAGAGCTGGTATCGCGGGCAGCCAGCGAGAAGGCGCCGCTGCCCTGCCAGGCAATGCCACGCGCCGCAGCGCTGGCCTTGGTCTGGTTCACCATGGCCGGTGAGGCCAGGGGCTCGCTGGACTGTTTCTTGCGCCAGGGTAGGTCAAACCTCATGGGCGGCTCCTTTGATCCATCATCCGGGCATCGTGCCCTTTGCTGGAGAAAAGATATGACCTGCTGACCTGAACATTCCCCAAGGCAACCGTTCCCCACAGAGGAAACAAAGGGCCTAACACATAGTATTCAATACACAAATACAGATGGTGAGGTGTTGCATCCCCCGTTTGAGCGTCAGACCATTCGGGCGCGTGGCAGTCGCTTTTGGCTGGCGGGATCCAAAATCAGCTGATGAATGGCCCAGACCAGCGCATCGACCCGGTCAGGTGAGCCCTGCCCCTGAAACCCTTGCGCAGCCATTTGGCACATCTGCTCTTCCAGTTCGGCCAGCCCTGGCAGATGGTGCACCCGACGTTGTTCATAGAGGGCAGCGACGGGCTCGGCGCGCACTACCTTGCCGCGGCTGGCATGAACCGCCTGAAAACCGATCAGCGGATCAATCTGCCGCAGCAGGTTTTCAACCAGCGCACCGCCCTGGTTGACCTCTGCCACCACCCGGTCAGCGCCGAACTCCTGATGGGCGGCAATCACCGCCTTGGCCCAGGTCAGCGGCCCCACCCCCTGCACCGTTCGATCCGCCAGAACATAGGCCTGCCAGTTTTGCACCGGTCCCTGCAGGCAGGCGCCGGCGACAATGATCCCGCAGGCATCCGACGCCTTGCCCGAGCTCACAGCCGGATCCACCGCCACCACGATACGATCAAGCACCGGCGCCGCAGCCACCTGTAGCTCAGCCAGCTGAGCCGCCCGCCAGATGGCGCCCTCGACATCGCTCAGCAGCACGCCGTCCAGTTCCTGCCGCCCCAGACGCGAGCCTGCATAGCGGGCGCGCACTTCAGTCAGGAAAGAGCCGGCAAGATTGGCGCGGTTAGCCTCTGTTGCGGCGTGGCTTTGCACCGTAGAGGGCGTTTGCAGCAGTTGACGCAGCACCGCCACGTTGCGCGGTGTTGTGGTGACACAAACCCGTGGATCCTGCCCCAGTCGCAAGGAAAACTGCAACATGTCCCAGGCCTCGCGCGCGCGGCGCCATTTGGCCAGTTCATCCGCCCAGGCAGTATCAAACTGCGGCCCCCGCAGCGCTTCGGGGTCATGGGCAGAAAACGCCTGGGCCATGGCGCCATTGGCCCAGATCAGCTTGCGTTCCCCTGATTTCCACTGGGGCCTGCGATCCGGCGGCGTGCAGGCCAGGATACCACTGTCCCCCTGGATCATCACATCCCGGACCTGATCGTAGGTTTCGCCAATCAGCGCCAAGCGGCGGGCGCGACCGGGGGCCAAGGGGGTGGCCCCTTCGACCTGGCTGCGGATCCATTCCGCCCCGGCGCGGGTCTTGCCTGCGCCGCGCCCCCCCAAGATTACCCAGCTCCGCCAGTCTCCCGTGGGTGCCAGCTGATGCGGATGAGCCCAGACTTCAAACAGATAGGGCAAGCAGCGGGTGGCATTGTCACTCATCTCCTGCATCAAGGTTTCCTGCACCATGGGCGTGGCGCAGGCGATCCAGGCGGCTGCTGATTTCAGCCCGGGCTGCGGCAAGATCAAGCCCCTGTTGATCACAGGTCTCTTGGGGGTTTTGCTCGACAAGGGTCTTCTCCACTTTCTGGCAATCTCTGATAAGCCCCTCAAGTTTTGCGATCCGGGGAAGCGCGGCGTTCAGTGCCTCCTCCTCGGAAGAGGCAAGCCGCTCCTGGAGGTCTTCGGCCTCCTGACGCAGTCGCAGGATCGAACGCTGAAGCGACTGAAACAGATCCTGCGTGGTTTGAGTTTTTGGGGGTTGCTCTGTCTGTGACATCTGGGCCTGGGCCTTTCATCCAAAGGGCCCCCGACACGACTAAAGACTGAGAGGATCAAACGCTGGCGCCAAGCACCTGGCGCGACGGGCAAGAAAGTGATCTTCGATCTTTTACCAGCTGCGCGATAAATTAGGCGAAGCCCTGGGCAAAAGTCAAATGTGCCTGGGTTGCCAAGCGTCCGAGAATAAAAGGAAACATTAACAAACCGACGCGGATCACTGCCCCTGAGCAAAGAAAACCCGCCCCCATCAGATGATGAGGACGGGGTCAAAGATCATTCAGACCTTGGCGCGGTGGTCAATCAGTTGTTGTTACGCTGCGCTTCGATCTCGCGCCATTTAACAACGTTGCGATTGTGCTGTTGCAGCGTCTCAGCAAAGGCATGGCCACCAGAACCATCGGCCACAAAGAACAGGAAATCGGTCTCGGTCGGGTTCACCGCCGCCAACAGGCTCGCGCGGCCAGGGTTGGCGATAGGTGTTGGGGGCAACCCTTCAATGACATAAGTATTCCAGGGCGTTACCTTGCGCAGCTCGCTTTGACGCAAGCCCCGGCCCAGCACGCCTTCACCCTTGGTTACGCCATAGATCACGGTGGGATCCGTTTGCAGGCGCATGCCGCGATTCAACCGATTGGTAAAGACGCTGGCCACTTGGCCGCGCTCTTCTGCGATGCCAGTTTCTTTTTCGATGATCGAGGCAAGGATCAGCATTTCCTCAGGGGTTTCAACCGCCGCATCCTCGCTGCGGTTTTCCCAGGCGGCCGCGATCAGCAGCTCCTGGCGGTCCTGCATCTGTGCCAGGATCTCGTCGCGGGCCTGCCCTTTGACAATTTCATAGCTGTCAGGTGCCAACATGCCTTCTGCGGGACGCTCACCTGGGTCACCACTAAGAATGTCGATGTTTTGCAGGGCATTCACCACCTGCCAACTGGTCACACCCTCGGCCAAGGCTACCCGGAAACGGGTATCTGTGGCGGATTTCAACTCGGTAAAGATTGCCGGAACATCGTCCGCGCCGAGCTCAAAATCAGCCCGTTCGACAAATTTTCCGGAGACCGGGTCCAGTTCACGCACCTCGGCCCGCAGGCGGGTCACGCCAACACGGTACACCACCTCCGTGCCGCAGGTGCTGGCGCCGCCAATGGTGATCTGATCGAGAATACGCTCCATCGAGGTCCCCGGACGGACAAGAAAGCTACCAGCTTTGAGCTGGTTCGACTTCTCGGTGTATTTGGCGCTGACCCGGAACAACACGCCGGAGCTTACCGCCCCCTGCTGTTCCAGCTCGGCGCTGACCCGGGTCATGTTTGACCCAGGGCGTACCTGCAGACAGATCGCTGTCTCCAGCGGCCCTTGCGCGGTGTACTGCGACTTACCCCAGAGGATGACACCGCCCAAAAGGAACAGCAGCACCACCAGGACGGTCAGCATATTCGAAGCCAGGCTGCGCCACATTTATTTAGGCTTCCCAAAGACAACCGAGGCATTGGTTCCGCCAAAGCCAAAGGAATTGGACAGGGCCACGTCAATCTTGCGCGCGCGCTTGGCATTTGGTGCCAGATCAATAGGGGTTTCAACCGCCTGATTGTCCAGGTTGATGGTGGGCGGTGCAACCTGATCGCGAATCGCCAGGATCGAGAAGATCGCCTCAATTGCGCCAGCCGCGCCCAAAAGGTGACCGGTGGAGGATTTGGTCGAGGACATGGTGACATTGCCCGCGTGATCGCCCAGCATCCGCTCAACCGCGCCCAGTTCAATCGTGTCGGCCATGGTCGAGGTGCCGTGGGCGTTGATGTAATCAACGTCTTTGGGCTCAAGTCCCGCATTTTTCAACGCCGCGCGCATGGAGCGCTCGCCGCCCTCGCCGGTTTCGGAGGGGGCAGTGATATGGTAGGCATCGCCCGACAGGCCATAGCCCAGGACCTCGGCATAGATTTTGGCACCACGGGCCACGGCATGGTCGTAGTCTTCCAGCACCACAACACCGGCACCTTCGCCCATGACAAATCCGTCACGATCGGCGTCATAGGGGCGCGACGCCGATTTGGGGTCATCTGCCCGTTTGGTCGACAAGGCCTTACAGGCGTTAAAGCCAGCAATGCCAATTTCGCAAATGGCGGCTTCGGCGCCGCCTGCAATCATCACATCGGCATCGCCAGATTTGATCAGCCGGGCCGCATCGCCAATGGCATGGGCTCCGGTTGAGCAGGCCGTCACAACCGAATGGTTGGGACCTTTGAAGCCAAAGCGGATTGAGACCTGGCCAGAAATCAGGTTGATCAGCGCGCCAGGAATAAAGAAAGGAGAGACCCGGCGCGGACCCTTTTCCTTGATCATCACCGCAGTATCCGCGATCGAGCTCAACCCGCCGATGCCAGAGCCGATCATCACGCCGGTGCGTTCCAGGCTTTCGGTGTCTTCCGGTGTCCAATCCGCATCGCGCACAGCCATCTCAGCAGCAGCGATACCATAGAGGATAAAGTCATCGATCTTTTTCTGATCTTTCTTGATCACCCAGTCATCCGGATTAAAGGTGCCGTTTGTGCCGTCACCGCGAGAGACTTCGCAGGCATAGGTGGTGGCGACACCACTGGCCTCTGCGTCAAACAGAGTGATCGGTCCGGCGCCAGATTGGCCGTCCAACAGGCTCGACCAGGTCTCTTCAACTCCGGTTGCCAATGGTGTCACCAATCCCAACCCAGTTACAACGACTCGACGCATTCCTTGATCTCCTCTGCCTCGGCAATTCGCAACCAGATAGCTTGGATTGCCCTAGGGGTGCAAGTGCGCCAATAGCACCCTCTGGCAGGGGAAACCAAAAAGTGGTGAAAGCTCGCCACTCAGCCCGCCCCAAACCGCAAGGTTTCCGGCTGCCATCACAATCGGGGCCGACTGCCCTTGAGCCAAATGTATCCGGCTCAGGACAGCCCTCTGTGCTGGTCGCCACTTGTTCGCCACTTGTTCGCCCCCCGGGGAGGGGACGACAGGGGCTTCCATTTTAGGTCAAATGAATTCAGCGACTTGCTCGCCCTGAGGCTGCGCCATCGCAAGGGCGTCCTCCAAGCTCAGGGATTTGCGGAACAGGGCCCGCCCGACCAGGGCACCGGCAATATTGGGGATGTAGTTCAGGCGGGAAATATCGTCCGCACTGCGCACAACGCCACTTGCGATCACTGGAGAGTGAGCCACAGACGCCAAGCCTGAGATCAATCCCAATTGCGCCTCGATATCAGACATATCGCTGTCGATATCGGTGACAATGATTCCAGCAAAGGGGGCGGTGCCAAAGGCAGCGATATAGGTTTCCGGCTCAAAAGCGCCGGCTTTCAGCCAGCCTTCGGTCATAACCTGCCCCTGCCAGATATCGACTGCCAGAACAATTTGATCGGGATGTTGTTTGGCCAACTCGCACACCAAAGTAGGATCCAGCGCCGCCAGCGTTCCAACCACAACACGACCAGCGCCTTGGTCGATCCAGGCTTCGACGCTGTCCCGGCTGCGCATGCCGCCGCCCAATTGCACCGGAATACCCGCGGTGCGGATTATTTCCTTAACCAGGTCGCTGTTTTGATCGTCGCCTTTGACAGCATTGAAATCAGTCAGATGCATCCATTCCGCCCCGGAGGCGGCGAATTCCCTGGCTTTTTCAATAGGATCCACGTGCCAGATTTGGGGCTCGTCCAGGCGCCCCTTTTCCAAGGTCACACAGTGCCCGTCCAGCAGCTCCATTGTTGGATAAATTTGCATCCTCAATCCCCTCCTCGTTGCTCAGCCTTTGCATGATAACACATATCATAGCGGTGTAGGGGCAACCTTCCTCAGAACGGTAAGTGCTGCGAGACGCAAAACGGCGCTTCCCAGGTGGAAAACGCCGTTTCGATAATCACATTACTGTGAGCGGGACTTAGGAAGCTTCGGTGATGAACTTCACAGCGTCGCCAAATGTCTGGATGGTTTCGGCCGCATCATCAGGGATCTCGATGCCAAACTCTTCTTCAAATGCCATGACCAGCTCAACGGTGTCGAGGCTGTCAGCACCCAAATCGTCGATGAAGGACGCGTTTTCGGTCACTTTTTCTTCTTCAACACCCAGGTGCTCTACAACGATCTTTTTTACGCGGTCTGCGACGTCGCTCATGTCATTTCCTCGTTCTTCAGGGCAGTCTGCCCGGTTTTTGCCCTTACCCGCTTGGGGTGGCATGGTTTTGCCCAATGCGGGCGGTTCTGCTCTCACAAACGAGAGCTGCCCGATCGCTTTCCCTTGCGAGGAAAACGTCAGGACGAATATGGGCCGCCTATAGCACAGACCAGCGCAGAGGCAAATGGTTTCGCTGCATCTGCGGTTCCAGTCTATGCCCGGTTTTGGCCGCCCAAGTCGAGCAGATGGCGCCGCCCTGCCCCAAGGACAAGGGGCGGCACCGAAGATTTCTAAAACCCTGTTGAAATCAATACGATATTTACAAAGTTCTAGGGTGTTTTGTGCTTCGATTACCTCGATTCTGCAATGTTTTTTGCAGCAAGCCGAGGAATTATCAAAGCCAAACCCGCCTACAGCATCGCCATGCCGCCGTTCACATGCAGGGTGGTTCCGGTGACATAGGCAGCCTCGGGGCTGGCCAGATACAGCACCGCTGCGGCGATTTCTTTCGAATCTCCCATCCGCGCGGCAGGAATCTGTGTCAGGATGGCGTCTTTCTGCGCATCCGTCAGTTTTTCGGTCATCGCAGTGGCAATAAACCCAGGTGCTACCGCATTCACCGTGATGCCGCGATTGGCGACCTCATAAGCGATGGATTTCGACATACCGATCATCCCGGCCTTGGAGGCAGCATAATTGCCTTGCCCAGGGTTACCGGTGGCGCCCACAATCGAAGAGATGTTTATGATCCGGCCCCAGCGGGCTTTCATCATACCGCGCATCACCCCACGACACAGGCGCATGGTCGAGGTCAGGTTCACGTCCAACACGCTTTGCCACTCTTCATCTTTCATCCGCATAAACAGATTGTCTTTGGTGATCCCGGCGTTGTTCACCAAAATATCAACGCTGCCCATAGCGGCGGCAGCCTGTTTGGGCAGCGCCTCCACCGCCTCTGGATCGCTCAGGTTGCAGGTCAGCACATGGGCGCGCTCGCCAAGCTCGGCTGCCAGTTCCTGCAGCGGGGCCTCGCGGGTGCCAGACAGCGCAACGGTCGCACCCGCTGCATGCAGGCTACGGGCGATGTCGCCACCAATACCACCCGATGCCCCGGTGATCAGGGCCGTCTTACCAGTCAAATCAAACATAACTCTTCCTTTATTTCCGTGTGCAGGACCATCAGAGCCGCGCTCGGCCCCGGTTGCACCGCATTTACGCGCGTGGGGATCAGGCCTCTGTGACGGCTGCAACCGCCTCAGGCGTGCCAAACTGGCGGCAGGTCAGGCTGCGGTCGATCTTGCGGATCATGCCGGACAGGGCCTTGCCAGAGCCAATTTCCCAAAATTCTGTCACGCCTTTGGCGGCCATGGCCTGAACGCTTTCACGCCAGCGCACCGAACCGGTGACCTGTTCAACCAACAGCTGACGGATTTCAGCCGGGTCGCTCACCTCATCAGCGCGCACATTGGCGATCAGCGGCACGGCGGGGCCTTTGATCTCAACCGCTGCCAGGGCCTCTGCCATCACATCCGCGGCGGGCTGCATCAGCGCACAGTGAAACGGCGCCGAGACCGGCAGCATCACTGCGCGTTTGGCACCACGGGTCTTGGCAATTTCTGCGGCCCGTTCCACGGCGGCCTTGTGACCGGAGACAACCACCTGAGTGGGGTCATTGTCATTGGCCGCCTGGACCACTTCTCCCTCGGCTGCAGCCTCGGCGGCCACCTCTTTTACAGTGGCAAAATCCAGCCCCAGAAGGGCAGCCATGGCACCAATGCCTACCGGAACGGCGCTTTGCATGGCTTCGCCGCGGGTGCGCAGCAGGCGCGCAGTATCTGCGATGGAAATCGCACCGGCTGCAGCCAGCGCCGAATATTCCCCCAGCGAATGCCCGGCGACAAAACCCGCATGATCAATTGCAATACCTTCGGCCTGCAGCGCCCGCAGGGCCGCCAAAGAGGTCGCCATCAGGGCTGGTTGGGCGTTCTGGGTCAGGGTCAGGGTCTCGATGTCGCCCTCCCAGATCAATTTGCTGAGATTTTCACCAAGCGCCGCATCGACCTCATCAAAGACAGCCTTTGCGGCCGGATACGTCTCTGCCAATGCCTGGCCCATTCCAATGGCCTGGGCGCCCTGCCCCGGAAATACAAATGCGATCGTCATTAAGGGTCACTTCCTTCGCTATCGTTTTCCCCGGTTTAGACGCAGCCGACCCAACGCACAAGAGAACTGACCCCAGTTCCCAGTTCCGCCGTGATCCCACCCCACCGAAACTGGCCCCTTGGTGGCGGCCAGATTGACACTCGGCGCCGCAGGATCCTGCGGCAGCGGTCCCTATGCACAGACTCTGTTGCACAAACTCTGTTCGCAGGTGGACAGAGCCCCCCATTGCATGGATCTGCTGCAAGACTAAAGTAACAGCAACGCACCTGTTCAAGGAACCAACCCAGTGCCAGCCCAAAACACCACCTCCAGCTATGGCAGCGTCACCAAGAGCTTCCATTGGCTCACAGCGCTCCTGCTGATTTCCGCCTTTCTGATGGGCCTGATTGCCAACGATCTGGCCCATGACATTCAAAGCCCCAGCTTTGATGGCTCTGCCGAG from Phaeobacter sp. G2 encodes the following:
- a CDS encoding DUF3168 domain-containing protein; this encodes MTYALASALQQSVFQHLTADAGVTAALGSDLFDAMPTGNLPQIYAVLGSEEVLDRSDASGPGARHRFTISVFTSSAGFIVAKEAAAAICDALVDAPLTLSRGRLVGIWFERASAQRLTDGGRSITLLFAARVEDD
- a CDS encoding head-tail adaptor protein, with protein sequence MTQSRAPQLRRRLVLEDPQRLSDGAGGYSESWAPLGVVWAGLSAQTGRTAGQEGGSLSLQRYKITLRATPQGSLSRPRPGQRFRQGQRLFRIEAVSEADPGGRYLECQCIEEVAP
- a CDS encoding head-tail connector protein: MMLSEVTPVPDMALPLEAFKAHLRLGTGFGEDDLQDSVLTGFLRASLAAIENRTGKALLQRGFLWVITGWRRRDWAALPLAPVVALTSATLFDAEGDPSTLATETFWVEPDSQQPRLHPRAGSLPRLESGARLEITLTAGMGASWQDLPHDLAQAVLMLAAHYYEYRDDTALHGGCMPFGVVSLIDRYRQLRISAGRAS
- a CDS encoding phage major capsid protein: MTKRDTPDLANQAVPLTQEVTQAMSGFLREFKGFQDVVKVKFKQTEERMTMLDRKTNRAVRPHLAAASTEQAPHQKAFCGYIRTGDDSALRGLMPESKALSTTVNSDGGYLVDPQTSETVKSVLQSTASIRAVATVVSVEATSFDVLIDHSDTGAGWATETDPTVESGTPVIDRITIALHELSALPKASQRLLDDSAFDIEGWLAGRIADKFSRAEAAAFLTGDGIDKPTGILTHPTVENGSWSWGSLGYVASGEDGGIGDGDAIIDLVYALGAQYRANASFVMNSKTAGLVRKLKDADGRFLWSDGLAAGEPARLLGYPVLIAEDMPDATTDSLSLAFGDFAAGYTIAERPDLRVLRDPFSAKPHVLFYATKRVGGDVSDFAAIKLLKFGLS
- a CDS encoding HK97 family phage prohead protease; the encoded protein is MGIEAGFEHKFSRFGEMLTVQDDSVIQGYASLFGEADQGGDRVAPGAYGASLQRLHASGCRVKMLWQHDPAQPIGVWEELREDNRGLWVKGRLLTEIARGAEAAALIAAGAIEGLSIGYRTKRARRGEDGGRVLTEVELWEVSLVTFPMLPTARVMGQKSDAEERKLRQLAADLRRASRDLSHMTLSPTLNRTGQKK
- a CDS encoding phage portal protein, with amino-acid sequence MRFDLPWRKKQSSEPLASPAMVNQTKASAAARGIAWQGSGAFSLAARDTSSLTRLGYLGNPVGFRAVRMVIEAAAALPLVVQDAAQRYESHPLLSLISRPNAAQTRQDFFESLFGHLMLSGNAYVEAVSTTEGWPAELHLLRPDRMTILPGPDGWPQAYDYTVGGRKHRFACEDGRAAVLHLKNFHPQDDHYGLAPLQAAALSLDVHSAASHWSKGLLDNAARPSGALVWAGTDGQGSLSDDQFRRLSEEVEANFQGARNAGRPMVLEGGLDWKPMGFSPSDMEFQKTKEAAAREIALAFGVPPMLLGLPGDTAYSNYQEANRAFYRLTVVPLVTRIAAGLSEWISGYGNEIIELKPDLDQVSALSEERERQWQRVAAADFLSQTEKRKLLGLPPLPEGELDG
- a CDS encoding terminase family protein, whose protein sequence is MQEMSDNATRCLPYLFEVWAHPHQLAPTGDWRSWVILGGRGAGKTRAGAEWIRSQVEGATPLAPGRARRLALIGETYDQVRDVMIQGDSGILACTPPDRRPQWKSGERKLIWANGAMAQAFSAHDPEALRGPQFDTAWADELAKWRRAREAWDMLQFSLRLGQDPRVCVTTTPRNVAVLRQLLQTPSTVQSHAATEANRANLAGSFLTEVRARYAGSRLGRQELDGVLLSDVEGAIWRAAQLAELQVAAAPVLDRIVVAVDPAVSSGKASDACGIIVAGACLQGPVQNWQAYVLADRTVQGVGPLTWAKAVIAAHQEFGADRVVAEVNQGGALVENLLRQIDPLIGFQAVHASRGKVVRAEPVAALYEQRRVHHLPGLAELEEQMCQMAAQGFQGQGSPDRVDALVWAIHQLILDPASQKRLPRARMV
- a CDS encoding recombinase, which encodes MSQTEQPPKTQTTQDLFQSLQRSILRLRQEAEDLQERLASSEEEALNAALPRIAKLEGLIRDCQKVEKTLVEQNPQETCDQQGLDLAAARAEISSRLDRLRHAHGAGNLDAGDE